A stretch of the bacterium genome encodes the following:
- a CDS encoding ABC transporter ATP-binding protein, with protein MAEISLRGLTKRFGNAAAVHDLTLTLAAGELVALLGPSGCGKTTTLRMIAGFETPTQGRVLLGDRDVTEAPPEKRSCGMVFQNYALFPHLTVHQNIAFGLEMQGIRRDAIDRRVIEILEKVGLGGLDKRYPRQLSGGQQQRTALARALVINPSVLLLDEPLANLDAKLREEMRFFIRSLVREFHITTLYVTHDQAEALVLADRVAVLIDGVLQQFDTPEAVYRRPRTVRVAAFIGLTNLIPGRVTARSGDRLVLETSIGPLRASGPADLRDGMKAMLSIRPENLELGGRDPAAPRDGVNRLRGVVRERTYLGSLYDYRVDVGGDSPLRVQGGVNAVHQVDDEVTLSFDAAAGWALPGGWE; from the coding sequence ATGGCGGAGATCAGCCTCCGGGGGCTCACCAAGCGTTTTGGAAACGCCGCCGCCGTCCATGACCTGACGCTCACCCTCGCCGCAGGCGAGCTCGTGGCGCTCCTGGGCCCGTCGGGCTGCGGGAAGACCACGACGCTCAGGATGATCGCCGGTTTCGAGACACCGACGCAGGGGCGTGTCCTGCTGGGTGATCGGGATGTCACTGAGGCGCCCCCCGAGAAGCGCAGCTGCGGGATGGTGTTTCAGAATTACGCCCTTTTCCCCCACCTCACCGTTCACCAGAACATCGCCTTCGGTCTCGAGATGCAGGGAATCCGGCGCGATGCAATCGACCGCCGCGTGATCGAGATCCTCGAGAAAGTCGGGCTCGGCGGCCTCGACAAGCGGTACCCACGCCAGCTCTCTGGCGGACAGCAGCAGCGCACAGCGCTGGCACGGGCGCTCGTGATCAACCCCAGCGTGCTGCTGCTGGACGAGCCGCTCGCCAACTTGGACGCCAAGCTGCGAGAGGAGATGCGGTTCTTCATTCGTTCGCTGGTCCGGGAGTTTCACATCACGACCCTGTACGTGACCCACGATCAGGCGGAGGCCCTCGTTCTGGCCGACCGCGTGGCCGTGCTCATCGATGGAGTCCTGCAGCAGTTCGATACCCCCGAGGCCGTGTACCGGCGGCCGCGCACGGTTCGCGTGGCCGCGTTTATCGGTCTGACGAACCTGATCCCCGGGCGGGTCACGGCGCGATCGGGCGACCGGCTCGTGCTCGAGACGAGCATCGGTCCGCTGCGCGCCAGCGGACCGGCCGACCTCAGGGACGGGATGAAAGCGATGCTGAGCATCCGGCCGGAGAACCTCGAGCTCGGCGGGCGCGATCCCGCCGCACCGCGGGATGGGGTCAACCGTCTCCGAGGCGTCGTGCGCGAGCGCACCTACCTCGGCAGCCTCTACGACTATCGGGTGGATGTCGGGGGGGACTCCCCGCTCCGCGTGCAGGGTGGGGTGAACGCCGTGCACCAGGTCGACGACGAGG